Genomic segment of Primulina tabacum isolate GXHZ01 chromosome 11, ASM2559414v2, whole genome shotgun sequence:
tgggagaatgagcataactctcgcATCCGATACCCAAATTGAGTGAGGTCGGTGACAAATGAAAGCTGAGATATacagctacaactttcatgttgaccacttttgctaATTCGGAACCTAAAATAGCGTTTCGGACAGAGCAAGACGCGCACCCGTGCAGAATTGCGCGCGCGGGCAGAACtatgcacgcatatgcgcgaccaaactgcgcatatgcgcgaataccTCTGTAGCACACGTTTTAAGGTTGATAAGAATGAATTGTGTCTTCATTTTTCATACCCCTTTGCTGAAGCTTCGAGAGAGAAAGAGGAAATCAATTTCTTTTGTACGAAATTAcctcgaaacgttgtccaaacttggaacaaattatatatacggaatcctcgcgtcgagagttttcttttgaggtaagtttcttctagtttcaagCACTTTTAATTAttgaagtgctggaatagcatgtctTTAAAGTCGATATCCATATATGCGATAGAATAACCGAAAAAGAAActcgtattcgaagtcggaattgaattatgttatgatttcgatttgatatgaattttcaaagtttcaaaagatatttgaaacttatattgttgattttgaatgatgttattgattgaaatgaatatgttattgatgtagatataTTATTATACtcatatcttcaagctacatcgactggaacgaagaattgaggtatgttgcgaccgggtaacaaacgacaggtatctgtattatatgatatatgtttgaatgATTGGATTTAGAATactgtctatatgccttatttgttgactTTATGTcgcatacatgacatgcacgttgagctatgatccttggataccctgatatgattggatttgattctggggtttgtgaacacgatactatgtttggcattatgcgGCCCTTAAAGGATAGACATTAGTGGCCCCgatgaattgattgagatttgggatttgatggcgctttgttgACGCTATCGTACGATtatccctgattgaggtcggtgtgccagctcgagcattgatttgatagtgattcgattgattctgatatatgctcagtggatgggcatttgacctgatacctccacgacatacatgcattgcatatcatatatcattgtttagatatttgtggtatatattgtggttgcttcagactgagctttgctcaccccataGGGggttgttgttgtctttgtatgttgaCAATGACTGGTACTCCAGGATAccaggagaccggagatggtacttctggagggagtcatggttgatttgaggtttagtgtttatcccagtatatatgtatatgtatctatataccggggcatgtcccgaggatatgattgTTTGTCTGTATTTGGGTTTGATTATGTGTTggcatattttatgatgtgagatgaaatactatttttagtattcaaacaagatgttttgggctcattgtaaagaaaatttaaactcgttttccgctgtaattaattaactctaatcaaattgcattgtaataacgattaggagttaagggccccacaaaatatttctcaaagTGACTTAAATAAAACTACTTTTCAGAAGCTTATAGCTACAAGATAATAAGAAAAATGGAAATTTAATGGAATTTATTACAGTGTACAGTGTTGATAGAGACAAGTCTGTTCTGCTGAAAAATGGTACAAGTCATCGTTGGAAAGTATATTCGACCGTTGAAGACTCTCAACTATAAATATGTTGATATAGACTCAAAGAAACTCTCCGTCGATTCATGCTTGTTACAATCTCAATTATCACAAGATTTTTTAGCATTCTTAAGCAAACAAAACATTCAGTACTCATTTAGAACACACTTATCAGAATACATCACATCATCCAAGGATCATTTTGTAATGCTGTATCCAACTCAAACAGTCAAGATTTCGTATTGATGTATCCAACATTCAGTGCTATATACttatttgttaagaaatttggcaaatttatgaagaaaaagcattataaatttaactcttattgtaaaaaaaatcaagatgATGATAATCAAGCTTGTTTTAACTATGGAAAGCAAGACAATTTTATTATAGATTGCAACAGGCCAAAGGAAGATAATAAGAAGCCATTCGAGAAGAGAAGGTCCAAAGATGAGAAAATATTCAATAAGAAAAAAAGGGACCGGAAAGTTCTTGTTGCTGAGGAAATCAAGAGAAAATGGGCTAATTCATATTCTGAACAATCAAGTTTAGAGACATCTACCAGCGAGAGTGATGATGAGAAGGTCTAATGTCTTATGACAGATTTTGAGCCCGAGACTTCCGATGCTGAGCTGGAAACAACAATTTACATGGTATTTAACTTTGACTCAAATGAATTTACACGCGAGGATATTGTCATgacactgcatgacatggtagatgagttTAAGAAACTCTCGAAATTATTTGATGAACCTAAAGCAGAAACTAAACTGCTAACAAATAAGTCAACCAAATCTAGTTGTTCAGAGTGAAAGTAGTTTTATGGTCTGAAAGCAAAAATCAATCTGCTAGCggctgaaaatgatgatatgtGGAGAGTGTTCCAAGAAACTTTAAATGAATATAAATGATTGACACTTCTAATAATTTGTGGAACAAATCTTCTTTCTACCTCCATTAAAAAGATGTATGAGTTGCAAAAATTAGTCGGTAATCGAACTGGGATAGGTTTTGGCAACATCAAGAGTAGTGATTTTGAGGTAATAACTCAATTGTGTTTAGACAAagaaaaatctaaaatgataaattttttGAAGTCTAGCAAGATATATGAAATGACAAGCCTGAAGTTCAGCCAagccaaaatgtaaattttgatAACAGAGGCCAGTGTTGTGGGTGGGTTAGGCTATATCAAACTGGAGATTTATAAGTCCAAGAGGACATGGTTAAAATGCAGACAAAGTCAAGTTGGTTATAATGTCTCGAACTGGTCTGGCAGAAAACCAAGTCCAACCGAACAATGCTCTATGAAAGGAACATCTAACCTTTACCATTGGGGGACAAATTCAAGctaacaattttcaaatatgcACCAAGATAGAggaatttcaagaaaatttgaATGAAAATATTGACAGCTTCAATTCTCAGTTAGCTTTGGTTCTTGCCTACCTCAACTCATCCCCCAGTGTTTACAAAAATTGAGAAGATAAGAAGTCAACTGACTCCAATCAACCTAAATCTACTGATGCACATAATAATCCTACTGACAAATACTCGAGTCAGATTAGAGGATAGTTCATGAGGAATAGTTTGTGTATATAGTCAGTCAGATATCTATGTTGTATATACTGTTAGCAATAATGAATTCAGTATTGGCACAactttgtcaaacaccaaaaatagAGAAATTGCTtgaattttttaagtttttgactTAACAAGACTGTTGATTCAACGGATAATTATAGACTCTAACAGAATTCAAGAAGAAAAACTGAATATTCAAAAAATGAAGTTTTCTAAGGAGACCAACTACGGAGCCAGACTGATAAAACATAAGAAATATACTGATAGCCAAATTGATTAAAGGTTTACTGATAAAGTCCAATTGAAAGTTTATCTAAGTCGGACAGTCAGTCCAAATCCAGATATTACCTAaataatcaatataatcagtGACAAATGATCAAGAGCCAAACTGAAATATCGGATGAAGTTTTCTGTAACAACAGTCACAGAAACTTAACAGAATGTCAGGTTTCTGTGCATTATCAGGATATGTCAAAGGACGATGATTTGACAATAACTACATCTGTATTGAAAacttatatattattttgaaaacattaatGTTGTATATTAAGCTATAAATATATTAGTTGAAGAAGCTCTGAAGGTTACACATTTAGACCATCTAtctatgaatttttgaaaacaaaCTGACCTTCTCTGAAGAAGTTTTCTGCGAGCCAAACTGAACAACCCTACACGTTgataatttattaaatgatcAATTTGAGGATCAAATTtgtgtttaaaattttcttgtgaaataTGTGTAACTGAGAGTAAAAAGTCTTACTGCTCAAATCAGTTTTAGATTAAAttttactaagagtttcagttatgTGGTATTAAGTAGTACTGAAGTGGGTGATTTTAAATTGCTTGTAATCACCAAAAGCTTTTAGTGCAATCATTCCGTAAGAAATAAATAGTGATGTAGGAgtattgaaatctccgaacatcaagAAACTACTTTGTGTCTATTTATCTTTCATAAATACTATTTAGTAGAACCCAACTTATCTTTTGTTCGAACATTCTCAGTCAGTCTACTTCCGCATAGTCATTCTGATTGACTTACTGATAACCCAGCCGACAAGAATAAAATTTCATAGTTGATAACCTAaccgaaatattttttgaaatgattttacgCATTCCatctaaatttatttatgatcctaatatatatttatattaatattattttttatataaagaaTGAGAGAACGaatacaaaaaagaaaaaagaaagatcTAGATAGTGAGAATGAACAAACCCAGTCAAAATCGTGGGAACAACTGTTCTCATTCTTATAGGTCATGGGTGCACCCCATACACGGGAGGATGTTGAGAATGTCAATCTCATTCTTATATTTGTTTTATCACtgttatatttaatataaaattttttatgagATCGTATCACTGAgcaattttgagaaaaaaatctTTTACTCAATCTGAtctatgaaaaaaatattatttttaaattataaatatagtTTTAATTCTAAAAATAGATCAGATCGACTTATCTCCTAGAAAACATATATGCAATTTCCACTCCGTTTTATATTCTATAACACTAATGCTTGGTAAGAGATAATGATGTAGGAACAGAATGGATGTTCTCATCTCATTCCATATACACATGTTTAATGGGAAAAGATGATTCTTCTATTCATGGAATGGTCATTACATTCATTTCGAATGAGAATGGTCATTCAACTCCTCACTTTTtagaattataaaatatttcccTTATTTAACTtaactaaattaaatatatatctcaataataataataaataacatttattaaatttataaaaattaaaatgcatAAATAATCAAACAAATCACTatcatttataaatatataataataaatacaaataataattattataaatttctGTGAGTAGCtgttattttgaaatttgatttaaaaaaaatatttgacaataaaaatttatttcatttcatttatatttaatttttttagtaaaatcatttaaatagaaTAAATCTCAttcatttttgttattattCCGTTCGaacatgacaaaaacttgtgtaagacgattttacgggtcgtattttgtgatacagatcttttatttgagtcatccatgagaaaaatattaatttttatgctaagagtattactttttattgtgaatatcggtagggttgatcgtctcacagataaatattcgtgataTCGTCTTAGAAAAGACCTGCTCTTCGAACATTGATTCAATATCTACTTTATTTCGTTCCAATATACTAATCATgacctaaaaatcaaaattaaacaaattgTAAAATACTCCATCCTGATCTTTGGGATCCACTCGTTTTGCACACGGAGAATCATTCATTATTTCtatcctttttttctttttcaaaactAAAAATCAAATCTTTAGAATATTCTATAGCTATTAATCGCCTGTTTCCTTGTTTCTTCCGTGAGTCGGCTGATCGAACCTTGTCTacgtctatatatatatacacacacacaccacgaGATTATCGTTTTCATCCACTGCAACCGCAAATCAAGAACTGCTACAATTTTCTCGACCTCTCGTATTCCAACAAAATCAAATCACCCTTTTGTGGATTTCATCAATTACCCACTTCGATCAATATCACACAAATCATATCTCCGCCTCGAAATGGAGTATCGGCCATTGAACATCACCGTGATATCGGCTGAGGgattgaaggatgtgaataTGTTCTCCAAGATGGACCTTTACGCCGTGGTGTCAATCGAAGGGTACTCCCAATCCAAGAAGAAGACGTTTGTGGACAAGGATTGCGGAACCCACCCCAAATGGAATCACCGCATGGAGATCATCGTCGACGAGCCGTACCTCACGAAGCCGGGCCTTTCTCTCCTCTTTCAGATCAAGGCGGAGAGCACAATCGGCAGCGATAAAGAGGTTGGCTCTGTCACGATCCCACTCGATGATCTGTACAAGAACAATCCATCCGGAGACAAGGTTGTTGAGTACCAGGTGCGCACTTCGTCCGGGAAACCCAAAGGATCGCTGAAGATCTCCTACAGTTTCGGGGAGAAATTCACGCAGCAAACGGAGGCAAAGAAACACACGGAGGAGCCCATGATGGCGTATCCAGCGCCGCCGGGTGCTGGGCCCAGCTACCCGCCGCAGCCTTATCCGGGAATGGGGTATCCTCCGCAGTACCCTCCTACGGC
This window contains:
- the LOC142518054 gene encoding protein SRC2 homolog, whose product is MEYRPLNITVISAEGLKDVNMFSKMDLYAVVSIEGYSQSKKKTFVDKDCGTHPKWNHRMEIIVDEPYLTKPGLSLLFQIKAESTIGSDKEVGSVTIPLDDLYKNNPSGDKVVEYQVRTSSGKPKGSLKISYSFGEKFTQQTEAKKHTEEPMMAYPAPPGAGPSYPPQPYPGMGYPPQYPPTAGYPGYPPQGGYGYQAPPQGAYGYQAPPQGYGYPAGYAAYPPGQNPKKNKMGMGGMGGVGMGLGAGLLGGLLVGEMVSDIGDAGAYADGYSDAMGDMGDF